Proteins from a single region of Leuconostoc gasicomitatum LMG 18811:
- a CDS encoding MFS transporter, whose protein sequence is MENVSQEKLDPKRWLSLIAVSLGVFMALIDTTVVNVALPSIQTNLNASYSDLQWVISAYTIVFSVLLLIWAKLGDLYGRKLMFIVGLIIFTIGSGLDAVSTSIGMLHIFRAVQAIGGSALMSLSFALIGTTFNGKERGIALGILSSIIGLSTASGPLVGGWLVDAFSWQSIFTINLPIGIITIIMASLFISNQQTHHATGSVDYIGMLLSTGTIFSLVFGLVQKEMNASWGWDKMQVAGYLIMAVILFILFIWRQRTAKNPMMDLSMFKSSSFTGAVLVAFFLGAGLYGFFAYLSTFMQNYVGYSAWDTGLRQATISGFSLVLGPIAGMLTNRLRHGYMLATSALFIGVGLFTLSALTTTTATFADFWPAFIIIGIGNGSINPPMTTAAMSSVAPRQMGMASGMISTFMQVGVSFGVVFQGLHLADGYQAGLAKHLPEVTGASATTIATLHKALVDAGPFSGHMIVMSKQLVKAPFAHELQIAVRKAFDQGFISIIRLDAMLLIIGGIVAAIFIKTGGQGDSK, encoded by the coding sequence ATGGAAAATGTATCACAAGAAAAATTAGATCCAAAACGCTGGTTATCCTTAATAGCCGTTTCTTTGGGTGTATTTATGGCGTTGATTGACACAACAGTTGTCAATGTAGCCTTGCCTAGTATTCAAACAAACCTGAATGCATCATACTCAGATTTACAATGGGTTATCTCTGCGTACACTATTGTCTTTTCGGTTTTATTACTGATTTGGGCAAAATTAGGAGATTTATATGGTCGGAAATTAATGTTCATCGTTGGCTTAATCATATTTACAATTGGATCAGGACTTGATGCTGTATCAACATCAATTGGCATGTTACATATTTTTCGAGCAGTTCAAGCTATTGGTGGTTCAGCTTTGATGTCTCTATCCTTCGCTCTTATTGGTACCACATTTAATGGCAAAGAGCGTGGTATTGCGTTAGGTATTTTGAGCTCGATTATAGGCCTTTCTACTGCTTCGGGACCATTAGTTGGTGGCTGGTTAGTTGACGCTTTTTCATGGCAATCAATTTTCACTATTAATTTACCAATTGGTATTATAACAATCATCATGGCATCATTATTTATCTCAAACCAACAAACTCATCACGCAACAGGCAGTGTTGATTATATTGGCATGCTATTGTCAACTGGGACAATTTTTTCTTTGGTTTTTGGTTTAGTGCAAAAAGAGATGAATGCTAGTTGGGGATGGGATAAAATGCAAGTGGCCGGCTATCTAATCATGGCCGTTATCTTATTTATTTTGTTTATTTGGCGACAACGTACAGCTAAAAACCCAATGATGGATTTAAGTATGTTCAAATCATCAAGTTTTACTGGTGCTGTTTTGGTTGCATTTTTCTTAGGTGCTGGTCTATATGGATTTTTTGCATATTTATCAACATTCATGCAAAATTATGTTGGTTATTCGGCTTGGGACACAGGTTTACGACAAGCTACAATTTCAGGATTCTCACTAGTATTAGGGCCAATTGCTGGTATGCTCACTAATAGATTACGGCATGGCTATATGTTAGCAACATCAGCGTTATTTATTGGTGTTGGTTTATTTACCTTAAGTGCCTTGACAACCACAACAGCAACATTTGCTGATTTTTGGCCAGCATTTATCATTATTGGTATTGGTAATGGCTCAATCAATCCACCGATGACAACGGCAGCCATGTCATCAGTTGCACCACGGCAAATGGGGATGGCTTCGGGTATGATTTCTACCTTTATGCAAGTTGGTGTCAGTTTTGGTGTTGTTTTTCAAGGATTACATTTAGCCGATGGTTATCAGGCCGGACTGGCTAAACACCTACCTGAGGTTACGGGTGCCTCGGCAACGACTATAGCTACTTTGCATAAAGCGCTTGTTGATGCAGGTCCTTTTTCCGGTCATATGATTGTTATGAGTAAACAATTAGTAAAGGCACCTTTTGCTCACGAATTACAAATAGCAGTCCGTAAAGCCTTTGACCAAGGTTTTATCAGTATTATACGTTTAGATGCTATGCTATTGATTATTGGTGGTATTGTTGCTGCTATTTTCATTAAAACGGGCGGCCAAGGTGATTCAAAGTAA
- a CDS encoding PadR family transcriptional regulator, which yields MYELYILGQLLFTDRSAYKLRFVLENVLGINRKVSFGVLYPLLEKMETTGVIVMTNDLDWHGKKKLHVTAAGRTRFDTLMREPISKNAHMDDVYLFKLSNLSLVDRTLAQQIIADFRAEKQSQCVQYAEYNQQLQLHHSEASFFKSAMQINKLQHALANTYLEHLDIIESELE from the coding sequence ATGTATGAATTATATATATTAGGACAATTACTGTTTACTGATCGATCCGCTTATAAGTTACGTTTTGTCCTTGAAAATGTGTTGGGGATAAATCGAAAAGTCAGCTTTGGTGTGCTGTATCCATTACTAGAAAAGATGGAAACTACGGGTGTGATTGTGATGACAAATGATTTAGATTGGCATGGTAAAAAAAAGTTACACGTTACCGCAGCTGGTCGAACCAGGTTTGATACACTAATGCGAGAACCAATCTCAAAAAATGCTCATATGGATGATGTTTATTTATTTAAATTATCAAATCTATCACTAGTAGATCGTACGCTAGCGCAACAAATTATTGCTGATTTTCGTGCTGAAAAGCAATCACAGTGTGTGCAATATGCAGAGTACAATCAACAATTACAGCTTCATCACTCTGAAGCGAGTTTTTTTAAATCAGCTATGCAAATAAATAAATTACAACACGCCTTAGCTAATACCTATTTAGAACATTTAGATATCATTGAAAGTGAGTTAGAATAA
- a CDS encoding metallophosphoesterase family protein: protein MKKRIALLSDVHGNSTALSAVVEDLKKRDVDTCWFLGDLVMPGPGNNELFDLLAGINTDIYIKGNWDDCFLEVIKSHSTLDLSDESDVYIGILGQYVYEKLSTNNRDKIKKFETCATRVINNLKISISHNLPDKNYGSALIPVAETSNFNELFINSSFDIAVYGHVHHQLLRYSSQGQLVINPGTIGEPFFAHSKLNNDRRAQYAILEIDETGLADVDFRKVTYNLDQEMSLARNISLAYAELYSEMIYDGRVYTHNQEILKKINQKNNYLNALRPFLDSFSEE from the coding sequence ATGAAAAAAAGAATTGCTTTGCTATCAGATGTTCATGGGAATAGCACAGCCCTATCAGCTGTCGTAGAAGATCTCAAAAAAAGAGATGTTGATACATGTTGGTTCTTAGGGGATTTAGTCATGCCTGGGCCGGGAAACAATGAATTATTTGATTTGCTTGCTGGTATTAATACAGATATATATATCAAAGGTAATTGGGATGATTGTTTTCTTGAGGTTATTAAAAGCCATTCTACGCTTGATCTTAGTGATGAGTCGGATGTGTATATTGGTATTTTAGGTCAATATGTTTATGAGAAATTATCGACGAACAACAGAGATAAAATTAAAAAATTTGAAACTTGTGCAACTCGTGTCATAAATAATCTAAAAATTAGTATTTCGCACAACTTACCTGATAAAAATTATGGATCAGCATTGATTCCAGTTGCTGAAACAAGCAACTTTAATGAGCTTTTTATCAACTCTAGTTTTGATATTGCTGTCTATGGTCATGTACACCACCAATTGTTAAGATATAGTAGTCAAGGGCAACTAGTTATTAATCCAGGAACCATTGGTGAACCATTTTTTGCGCATTCAAAACTGAATAATGATCGACGTGCGCAATATGCAATTTTAGAAATAGATGAAACTGGCTTAGCAGACGTTGATTTCAGAAAGGTGACTTACAATCTTGATCAAGAGATGTCTCTAGCAAGAAATATTAGCTTAGCTTATGCTGAATTGTATTCAGAAATGATTTATGATGGTCGTGTCTATACTCATAATCAAGAAATATTAAAAAAAATCAATCAGAAAAACAATTATTTAAATGCCTTGCGCCCGTTTCTTGATTCATTCTCGGAAGAATAA
- a CDS encoding GNAT family N-acetyltransferase — protein MENQFLFKKFKASNRDLYSQNINLRNKILREPLGKSLSADDLLIEKNNQFYGILSNQKLIATLSSYETDNSVIRLVAVAVDTNFQKQGIGSLLLKQVIDDYQHRGYGTFNLIARVSAHGFYLKNGFQDIFGPFKNRHLDVTDYGMQRVIECKQG, from the coding sequence ATGGAAAATCAATTTTTGTTTAAAAAATTTAAAGCGTCAAATCGTGATTTATATAGTCAAAATATAAATTTAAGAAATAAAATATTACGTGAACCATTAGGAAAATCATTATCAGCAGATGATTTACTCATTGAAAAGAACAATCAATTTTATGGTATTTTATCAAACCAAAAATTGATTGCGACATTGTCAAGTTATGAAACAGATAATTCAGTCATTAGACTCGTTGCTGTTGCTGTTGATACAAATTTTCAAAAGCAAGGCATAGGTTCCTTACTGCTCAAACAGGTCATTGATGATTATCAACATAGAGGATATGGTACGTTCAATTTGATAGCCAGAGTTTCAGCTCATGGCTTCTATCTTAAAAATGGGTTTCAAGATATTTTCGGACCGTTTAAAAATCGGCATTTGGATGTTACAGACTATGGTATGCAACGCGTGATTGAATGCAAACAAGGGTAA
- a CDS encoding TetR/AcrR family transcriptional regulator: MPTKTFLNLSAEKQHTMYDAMYAEFSTYTLAESKISNIVTTAHISRGSFYTYFDDIDDAYQWVLTDVITDIHQTIDKKDIVSSTEAFILKAKTSPHFDFLSHYYIVNEAFLQQKTVKTAQHDFKLLDTNSTTDDISQWLVIQSVHQLIRAFFLNPDKQARIITTLHMLKNWRTVG, translated from the coding sequence ATGCCGACAAAAACATTTTTAAATCTGAGCGCAGAAAAACAACATACGATGTATGATGCCATGTATGCTGAATTTTCAACATATACTTTGGCGGAGTCTAAAATATCAAATATTGTTACGACTGCACATATTTCAAGAGGCTCTTTTTACACCTATTTTGATGATATTGATGATGCATATCAATGGGTGTTGACTGATGTTATCACAGATATACATCAAACCATCGATAAGAAAGATATTGTATCATCAACAGAAGCCTTTATTTTAAAAGCTAAAACAAGTCCACATTTTGATTTTTTGAGTCATTACTATATTGTGAATGAAGCTTTTTTGCAACAAAAAACTGTTAAGACTGCGCAGCATGATTTTAAGTTACTGGACACTAATTCGACTACTGACGATATATCACAATGGTTGGTCATTCAATCTGTCCATCAATTAATTAGAGCGTTTTTTTTAAATCCTGACAAGCAAGCACGTATCATAACAACACTTCACATGTTGAAAAATTGGAGAACGGTAGGCTAA
- a CDS encoding FtsX-like permease family protein: protein MYLTLNEMHKEKLRYGLIIVVMTLISYLIFILSALAMGLANQNTSAVNSWGINYVAMNNDANGNLSQSLLTNDDIDKTSLSANQAAIGVAPIIVKSHEARVSAMFIGIQKNDLIYKQMQLIKGQLPKNRYDVLISSALTQKDLKIGDHIKLGMLAHDVKVVGYVKNATYNMAPIIYGNLVNWGDVKGVNNTFYASGIVSNGAKKANTKNLKNYTKAQLFNKMPGYTAQNSTFIFMIGFLLVISAVIVAIFLYILTIQKIPNFAVLRAQGVPGNYLVLNTISETLIIMILSVLISSILCGVTAWFIPESVPMFFDIKLLVLSSLGLVLTGILGAIVPVRLITKIDPMSVIGG, encoded by the coding sequence ATGTATTTAACATTGAATGAGATGCACAAAGAAAAGTTGAGATATGGCTTAATCATAGTTGTTATGACCTTGATTAGCTATTTAATTTTTATTCTAAGCGCTTTAGCTATGGGGCTTGCTAATCAAAATACGTCTGCCGTTAATAGCTGGGGCATTAACTATGTTGCCATGAACAATGATGCCAATGGTAACTTAAGTCAATCCTTGTTAACAAACGACGATATTGATAAAACAAGCCTATCTGCTAATCAAGCAGCAATTGGGGTTGCGCCCATTATTGTTAAATCGCATGAAGCACGTGTCTCAGCAATGTTTATTGGTATTCAAAAAAATGATTTAATTTATAAACAGATGCAATTAATCAAAGGTCAATTACCTAAAAATCGTTATGACGTGCTAATTTCGTCGGCACTTACTCAAAAGGATTTAAAAATTGGAGATCATATCAAACTGGGCATGCTTGCACATGACGTTAAGGTCGTCGGGTACGTGAAAAATGCAACGTATAATATGGCGCCAATTATATATGGTAATTTAGTTAATTGGGGGGATGTAAAAGGTGTCAATAACACATTTTACGCCAGTGGCATCGTGTCTAATGGTGCCAAAAAAGCGAATACAAAAAATCTAAAGAATTACACTAAAGCACAATTGTTTAATAAAATGCCAGGGTATACCGCTCAAAACAGTACCTTTATATTTATGATTGGATTCTTGTTAGTGATTTCAGCTGTTATTGTTGCCATCTTTTTGTATATTCTAACCATTCAAAAAATACCTAATTTTGCTGTTTTAAGAGCTCAAGGTGTTCCGGGAAATTATCTTGTGTTAAATACGATCAGTGAAACACTTATCATTATGATCCTTTCGGTGCTCATCAGCAGCATATTGTGTGGTGTTACGGCGTGGTTTATACCTGAATCAGTACCCATGTTCTTTGATATTAAACTATTAGTATTGTCATCCTTGGGGTTGGTATTGACAGGTATTCTTGGCGCAATTGTGCCAGTGAGATTAATTACAAAAATTGATCCAATGTCAGTTATAGGAGGATAG
- a CDS encoding ABC transporter ATP-binding protein, producing the protein MSNLKLIDVTKLFGTGDSQVTALDHVNFTANSKELTLIVGPSGSGKSTLLTILGGLQAATSGQILLNGRDLNTLSKKQADNFRLSHIGFVLQSYSLVPYLTVQKQFELVKRIKPDNNLSAALFTQYLERLGITNLLSKFPDQLSGGQTQRVAIARALYTNPDYILADEPTSALDSQRVDEVAKLFKGIAKNENKAVVIVTHDLRMRAYADRVYEIIDGKVVVE; encoded by the coding sequence ATGAGTAATCTTAAACTAATTGATGTTACAAAATTGTTTGGCACAGGGGATAGTCAAGTGACGGCTTTAGATCATGTTAATTTCACTGCAAATTCTAAGGAATTAACCTTAATTGTTGGTCCTTCTGGGTCAGGTAAAAGCACACTTCTCACAATTCTCGGCGGTTTACAGGCTGCTACTAGTGGCCAAATACTTTTAAATGGACGTGATTTGAATACTTTGTCAAAAAAGCAAGCAGATAACTTTAGGCTATCACATATCGGCTTTGTTTTACAATCTTATAGTTTAGTGCCATATTTAACTGTGCAAAAACAATTTGAGTTAGTTAAGCGAATTAAACCTGATAATAACTTGTCAGCAGCCTTATTCACACAATATTTAGAACGTCTTGGCATAACTAACTTACTATCAAAATTTCCAGACCAACTCTCAGGTGGACAAACACAAAGAGTGGCTATTGCAAGAGCGTTATATACTAATCCTGATTATATATTAGCAGATGAGCCAACGTCAGCTTTAGACAGTCAACGTGTAGACGAAGTGGCTAAACTATTTAAAGGCATTGCTAAAAATGAAAATAAAGCTGTTGTTATTGTGACACATGATTTAAGAATGCGGGCATATGCAGATAGAGTCTATGAAATAATTGATGGTAAAGTAGTGGTTGAATAG
- a CDS encoding GlsB/YeaQ/YmgE family stress response membrane protein produces MIWSLIVGAIIGAVAGAITNRGESMGWISNIIAGLVGSAIGQGILGHWGPSLAGMAIIPSIIGAVILVLIVSAVFGIRAKR; encoded by the coding sequence ATGATTTGGTCTTTAATCGTTGGTGCAATTATTGGTGCAGTTGCAGGTGCAATTACGAATCGTGGTGAATCTATGGGTTGGATTAGTAATATTATTGCTGGTCTTGTTGGATCAGCAATCGGGCAAGGAATTCTTGGTCATTGGGGTCCTAGTCTTGCTGGCATGGCAATTATCCCATCAATCATCGGTGCGGTTATCCTTGTCTTAATCGTATCAGCTGTTTTTGGCATTCGAGCAAAGCGTTAA
- the amaP gene encoding alkaline shock response membrane anchor protein AmaP — protein sequence MKKWQKSLLSLLSIGYLIGLAIMLWPRVILTIMALLKRININITISSQTIVDYYGMTLIAITIIILLVILLMPSQKPDIQLSQTKRGRLALSNDGISHFIQTQLSGEGLSNIKVKIKNTRHQRRFHIVADSIYQQYAITELPRLTNTLTDKIADLLAGVNTVPIKVDMKVNQAAGGKRKATRVI from the coding sequence ATGAAAAAATGGCAAAAATCCCTGCTAAGTTTGCTTAGCATAGGTTATTTGATCGGATTAGCAATCATGCTTTGGCCACGTGTTATTTTGACAATAATGGCTTTATTAAAACGTATAAACATTAATATCACAATTAGCAGTCAAACGATTGTTGATTATTATGGTATGACGCTCATTGCGATAACTATAATTATTCTTTTAGTGATATTATTGATGCCTTCACAGAAGCCAGATATACAATTAAGTCAAACTAAACGCGGGCGACTAGCATTAAGCAATGATGGTATCAGTCACTTTATCCAAACGCAATTATCAGGTGAAGGATTGTCGAACATCAAAGTAAAAATTAAAAACACACGTCATCAAAGACGATTTCATATTGTAGCAGACTCAATCTATCAACAATATGCGATAACAGAATTACCCAGATTGACAAACACTTTAACAGATAAAATAGCAGATTTATTGGCAGGCGTTAACACCGTTCCCATTAAGGTCGACATGAAGGTCAATCAGGCAGCCGGTGGTAAGCGTAAGGCGACACGGGTTATCTAG
- a CDS encoding DUF2273 domain-containing protein translates to MINKNNISMIWITGGTGFVLATLLMTVGFLSTIFIIIVTLVAAFGGYLLEKNNINLSRIAENWRRKNQR, encoded by the coding sequence ATGATTAACAAAAACAATATCTCAATGATTTGGATTACTGGTGGCACTGGTTTTGTTCTAGCAACCTTGTTAATGACTGTTGGTTTTCTCAGCACGATTTTTATCATCATTGTAACGCTGGTAGCTGCTTTTGGTGGCTATTTACTAGAAAAAAATAATATTAATTTATCGCGTATAGCTGAAAATTGGCGGCGGAAAAACCAACGCTAA
- a CDS encoding Asp23/Gls24 family envelope stress response protein — MVTENKNAQRSNVTTPKGELTFNDKVIQKVIGYAIENVPGLLGVDGGFMANIKNKIVNNDNSVDGISVEVGKEQVAVDLNVIMAYGNNAHDIYKTLTEVIAKQLTEITSLELVELNVEVIDIQTKSEFDADQVSLQDRVTDAGNTIKEKTSDGVNTVKETASKVKNDEDVRVV; from the coding sequence ATGGTTACAGAAAACAAAAATGCACAGCGTTCAAACGTGACGACACCTAAGGGTGAATTAACATTTAATGACAAAGTGATTCAAAAAGTTATTGGTTATGCGATTGAAAATGTTCCTGGTTTACTAGGTGTTGATGGTGGTTTTATGGCTAACATTAAAAATAAAATTGTAAACAACGACAATTCTGTTGATGGCATTTCAGTTGAAGTTGGTAAAGAACAGGTTGCTGTTGACCTAAACGTTATCATGGCTTATGGGAACAACGCACACGATATTTATAAAACATTGACTGAGGTAATTGCCAAGCAGCTTACAGAAATAACGAGTTTAGAATTGGTTGAACTTAATGTTGAAGTGATTGATATTCAAACAAAGTCAGAATTTGATGCTGATCAAGTGTCGTTGCAAGATCGTGTGACGGATGCTGGTAATACAATTAAGGAAAAAACATCAGACGGTGTTAATACTGTCAAAGAAACAGCATCAAAAGTTAAAAATGATGAAGATGTACGTGTTGTATAA
- a CDS encoding helix-turn-helix domain-containing protein, whose product MGIVSRNFASRLENGHNSIESEKLFAILKRLEVSPNEFQFIHYNNSEYWFNNILNQIDNDASMKNTAGLMKKHVTFKKNLSLDSQILAAIAYIKIYIIGNNPLRMSIDPAYPLKKHLTQTKDWSVFELRAFVDGIFIFRKDPSELLECMAKVHEVYKKYKGFTEYSYIIEQSVASIVLNYVQIELTNFNYNSSNLQKITDNSCYSTLTDFTAKLTMNFARLIIFLYLGSDQKSDEANCYEFIRMLQKLQHDDYTVFKEIYNYHLPLSQRYRKSRL is encoded by the coding sequence ATGGGAATTGTGTCTAGAAACTTCGCATCTCGATTAGAAAATGGACATAACAGTATTGAATCCGAAAAATTGTTTGCCATTCTCAAACGATTAGAAGTCTCTCCAAATGAGTTTCAATTTATTCACTATAATAACTCAGAATATTGGTTTAATAACATTTTAAATCAAATTGACAATGATGCTAGCATGAAAAATACAGCTGGGTTAATGAAAAAGCATGTGACTTTTAAAAAAAATTTATCTCTAGACAGTCAAATTCTTGCTGCTATTGCTTATATCAAAATATATATTATTGGCAATAATCCTTTAAGAATGTCCATTGATCCTGCGTATCCCCTAAAAAAGCACTTAACTCAGACTAAAGATTGGTCTGTGTTTGAATTAAGAGCATTTGTTGATGGCATTTTTATATTTAGAAAAGATCCGTCAGAATTACTTGAATGTATGGCTAAGGTTCATGAAGTATACAAAAAGTATAAAGGATTTACAGAATATTCATATATAATCGAACAAAGTGTTGCGAGTATTGTTCTTAATTATGTTCAGATTGAACTCACAAATTTTAACTATAATTCAAGTAATTTGCAGAAAATTACTGATAATTCTTGCTACAGTACATTAACAGATTTTACAGCTAAATTGACTATGAATTTTGCTAGATTGATCATTTTTCTCTATTTGGGATCGGATCAAAAAAGTGATGAAGCTAATTGTTATGAATTTATAAGAATGCTACAAAAACTGCAACATGATGATTATACCGTGTTTAAAGAAATCTACAATTACCATTTACCTCTAAGTCAAAGATACCGTAAGTCACGACTATAA
- a CDS encoding MFS transporter, giving the protein MFNTIIKTSLISLVFNLAITSLNFFFGLYFLQITGSAFIFGTLTIIGPLVSLMLTPIMTRIVDTGSHKKILLIAQIISFVFLVVYWVVVRDHLDVGTLSYVYILMIIIRVSEELFIVTLKASTTQLVEKYDYQRLNASVQSATSVANILGPIVGGLAFSLLTLPFFISLIIFLVGMSILFTRTLKLAPLHRLSATDKNSFLMVIKFVKARPEILSLVIIAMFINLFASSITIGLPILVIKQLSLSKLVYSFLESLTSVAMIGGGILLTVHTIKDNLKMMYQSMLCFTIIIVLFGFPELITRNYLIIIGFLGILVVVFGLIVVVANTAMTTYLQIEVPENKQGGVYSIINAISQLFIPLGGLCYGLLFDRFESYQVFISSGLVAFVIIIGLLLLTKKRIIKGI; this is encoded by the coding sequence ATGTTCAATACAATTATAAAAACATCATTAATTAGTTTAGTTTTTAATTTAGCGATAACCTCTTTAAATTTTTTTTTCGGATTATACTTTCTGCAAATCACTGGGTCAGCTTTCATTTTTGGGACACTAACAATTATTGGGCCATTGGTCAGCCTCATGCTCACACCGATTATGACCAGAATTGTAGACACAGGTTCACACAAGAAGATATTATTAATCGCTCAAATAATTTCATTTGTATTTCTTGTGGTTTATTGGGTCGTGGTTCGTGATCATTTAGATGTCGGTACACTATCATATGTCTATATTTTGATGATTATTATCCGTGTTAGTGAAGAACTATTTATCGTTACATTAAAAGCGTCTACGACACAACTAGTTGAAAAATATGACTATCAAAGACTGAATGCATCAGTTCAATCAGCTACTTCGGTTGCAAATATTCTTGGGCCTATTGTAGGCGGATTAGCATTTAGTCTCCTCACACTACCATTCTTTATTTCACTCATAATTTTTCTAGTCGGAATGTCAATCTTATTCACAAGGACGCTAAAACTAGCTCCTTTACATAGGCTATCAGCTACTGACAAAAATTCTTTTTTGATGGTTATAAAATTTGTCAAAGCCCGGCCAGAGATTTTATCTCTTGTGATTATTGCGATGTTTATAAACTTATTTGCCTCATCTATAACTATTGGTTTACCCATACTTGTTATTAAGCAACTGTCTCTGTCTAAATTAGTTTACAGTTTTTTGGAAAGTTTAACTAGTGTTGCAATGATAGGAGGTGGCATCCTATTGACTGTGCATACTATTAAGGATAACTTAAAAATGATGTATCAATCAATGCTATGCTTTACTATAATCATTGTGCTATTCGGGTTTCCGGAGTTAATAACGCGTAACTATTTAATAATTATTGGCTTTCTAGGAATATTAGTAGTTGTTTTCGGATTAATAGTGGTAGTGGCTAATACGGCAATGACAACGTATTTACAAATTGAAGTGCCAGAAAATAAACAGGGTGGGGTATATTCCATCATCAATGCCATTTCTCAACTGTTTATTCCCCTGGGGGGATTATGTTACGGCCTATTGTTTGATCGCTTTGAAAGCTACCAAGTATTTATTTCATCTGGACTTGTAGCCTTTGTTATCATCATTGGTTTATTACTACTGACGAAAAAAAGAATTATTAAAGGAATATAA